In Calothrix sp. PCC 7507, one DNA window encodes the following:
- a CDS encoding type III-B CRISPR-associated protein Cas10/Cmr2, whose protein sequence is MVTKYTAITFAPVQGFIEKSRKLRDLYGASLILSYLSQQLVKEAEKTTEVISPAGANLHKGMPNRILIKGEFTQEQVKQTVLSAWKQILQECRSWIEKKLPDYTYHWEREWINWGNHAWEFFWGSGHSIQAAMDDLETRKLSRGWTAVNWIGESSSLTGTDAIAFPGLGGEARNPQNRQWTIEKNDIKAFFKSLACVLENLPPDAEPEGKFFALHEKLSIPELVKRLVTLPEIATDLGMSKLESFSEIYRGPEAKNEQGKGRWTGWFMGDGDEVGKHLQKLAALPNGDEELKKFSQAMRNWGKDFNRDFPKEIGRVVYAGGDDFLGAIYRDKDQEPITAKQAFTWLSQLPKEWEKHQQKIGLSVGFVWAGSSVPQRDILKHCREAEKLAKASGRGRVTIRIVFNSGQYVQWTCPWDYLDILNKYQDREKKSNWSHVYQDLAQLESRRAFNLDKKTFTEKFAIQFFDIYFPKEGKELQNNERAKHIVGFSDDDNSYERSEATINWISNLIKVGWHLCSNT, encoded by the coding sequence ATGGTGACTAAATATACTGCCATTACCTTTGCTCCCGTACAAGGATTTATCGAGAAATCTCGTAAACTCCGAGACTTGTATGGTGCATCGCTTATTCTCTCCTATCTCAGCCAGCAGCTAGTCAAAGAAGCCGAAAAAACCACAGAAGTAATTTCCCCAGCAGGCGCTAACCTCCACAAAGGAATGCCAAATCGTATTCTCATCAAAGGAGAATTTACTCAAGAACAGGTCAAACAAACCGTGTTGTCAGCATGGAAGCAAATATTACAGGAATGTCGCAGCTGGATAGAAAAGAAATTACCTGACTACACCTACCACTGGGAACGAGAGTGGATAAACTGGGGAAACCACGCCTGGGAATTCTTTTGGGGAAGTGGCCACAGCATCCAAGCAGCGATGGATGATTTAGAAACCCGCAAACTTTCGCGTGGGTGGACAGCAGTTAACTGGATTGGCGAGAGTTCTAGCTTAACAGGTACAGATGCCATTGCCTTTCCGGGATTAGGTGGAGAAGCGAGAAATCCGCAAAATCGCCAGTGGACTATAGAAAAAAATGATATCAAAGCCTTCTTTAAAAGCCTCGCCTGTGTATTAGAAAATCTTCCCCCAGATGCAGAACCAGAAGGTAAATTTTTTGCCCTCCATGAAAAATTGAGTATTCCCGAATTAGTCAAACGTTTAGTAACCCTCCCCGAAATCGCCACCGACTTAGGAATGTCTAAACTAGAAAGTTTCAGCGAAATTTATCGCGGTCCCGAAGCCAAAAATGAGCAAGGAAAAGGACGTTGGACAGGTTGGTTTATGGGTGATGGCGATGAAGTTGGTAAACACCTCCAGAAACTAGCAGCTTTACCCAATGGTGATGAAGAACTGAAAAAATTTAGTCAAGCCATGCGTAACTGGGGAAAAGACTTTAACAGAGACTTCCCCAAAGAAATTGGTCGAGTAGTATATGCAGGTGGAGACGACTTTTTAGGTGCAATTTATCGAGACAAAGACCAAGAACCAATTACAGCCAAACAAGCATTTACATGGTTAAGCCAACTCCCCAAAGAATGGGAAAAGCATCAACAAAAAATTGGCTTAAGCGTCGGCTTTGTTTGGGCAGGTTCTAGCGTCCCCCAAAGGGATATTTTAAAACACTGCCGTGAAGCCGAAAAGCTAGCCAAAGCCTCAGGTCGTGGGCGAGTCACCATCAGAATCGTCTTTAATAGTGGTCAATATGTGCAGTGGACTTGTCCTTGGGATTATTTGGATATCTTAAACAAATATCAAGACAGAGAGAAAAAATCAAACTGGAGTCATGTTTATCAAGATTTAGCACAATTAGAATCCCGCCGTGCTTTTAATCTAGATAAAAAAACCTTTACCGAAAAATTTGCTATTCAATTTTTTGATATTTACTTCCCCAAGGAAGGTAAAGAATTACAAAACAATGAACGTGCAAAACATATTGTAGGTTTTAGCGATGATGATAATAGTTATGAAAGAAGTGAAGCCACAATTAATTGGATAAGTAACTTAATTAAAGTAGGGTGGCATCTATGTTCAAATACCTAA
- the cmr4 gene encoding type III-B CRISPR module RAMP protein Cmr4, protein MYKKAYGIIETLAPLHVGATAGEESGNLNLIFRDQFTQTGILPGSSIRGRLRSEMRLLDGDDAANYWYGNEAGSEKSEFNNESIIKFEYASVLWLPVFCPGQPIVWVTSPHLLQRYQRIVGDTVKINGKSLKEIDIPDPYTGSKNLKARESQGKKTLFFNLGFLTINKTVDLSPWFPSGKEKPAVIVDDSDISMIHDMALYRQSRVRLKPDQKVVDGGGFFNTEALPEGTILVFPIAIKDDKSGKKWQPFHDIQTTDIYLGGLESIGFGHCSLTLNGEI, encoded by the coding sequence ATGTATAAAAAAGCCTATGGCATTATCGAAACATTAGCACCTTTGCACGTCGGTGCAACAGCCGGAGAAGAAAGCGGTAATTTAAACCTCATTTTTCGTGACCAATTTACCCAAACGGGTATCCTTCCTGGTAGTTCGATTCGTGGTCGCCTGCGTTCAGAAATGCGTTTGTTAGATGGAGATGATGCTGCAAATTATTGGTATGGCAATGAAGCAGGGTCAGAAAAATCAGAATTTAATAATGAGTCTATCATCAAATTTGAATACGCTTCCGTTCTCTGGCTACCCGTATTTTGTCCCGGTCAACCAATAGTGTGGGTAACTAGTCCGCACCTACTCCAACGCTACCAAAGAATTGTTGGCGATACCGTCAAAATTAATGGTAAATCTCTCAAAGAAATAGATATACCCGACCCCTACACAGGTTCAAAGAACTTAAAAGCGCGAGAATCCCAAGGTAAAAAAACCTTATTTTTCAACCTAGGTTTCTTAACCATCAACAAAACCGTAGATTTATCACCTTGGTTTCCATCAGGAAAAGAAAAGCCTGCAGTCATAGTAGACGACAGTGATATTTCCATGATTCATGACATGGCATTATATCGTCAAAGTCGCGTCCGCTTAAAACCAGACCAAAAAGTAGTCGATGGCGGCGGTTTCTTCAACACCGAAGCCTTACCAGAAGGAACCATCTTAGTTTTTCCCATCGCCATCAAAGACGATAAATCAGGGAAAAAATGGCAACCATTCCACGACATCCAAACCACAGACATTTACCTTGGTGGCTTAGAATCCATCGGCTTCGGACACTGCAGCTTAACCTTAAACGGAGAAATATAA
- a CDS encoding 4Fe-4S binding protein: MIELVSHKLCINCNLCVQVCPTNVFDAVPNQPPAIARQEDCQTCFMCEAYCPADALYVAPESHTHVAVNEDDLIERDIMGEYRRILGWGYGRKNNSELDTAHKLRQLPRPYQS, translated from the coding sequence ATGATCGAACTTGTTAGCCACAAACTCTGTATCAATTGCAATCTATGCGTCCAAGTATGTCCTACCAATGTCTTTGACGCAGTGCCAAACCAGCCACCTGCGATCGCTAGGCAGGAAGACTGTCAAACTTGTTTTATGTGTGAGGCTTATTGTCCTGCGGATGCGCTCTATGTTGCGCCGGAATCTCATACCCATGTTGCAGTCAATGAGGATGATTTAATTGAACGTGACATCATGGGTGAATATCGTCGCATCTTGGGTTGGGGATACGGTAGAAAAAACAATAGTGAGTTGGATACTGCTCATAAACTGCGCCAACTACCGCGCCCCTATCAAAGTTAA
- a CDS encoding FAD-binding protein: protein MTEFSLSPVVGCLLPFIAKKEKQELLTVYSANELQLTADVLVIGGGPAAAWAAWAAASQGVKVIIADKGFLGTSGAAAASGNGIMAPSPENWEKVLSERYRVAKDLANLRWIERVIEKTWLSLPLVEDWGYRFPKENGESVRQSYYGPEYMRVLRKNLLRVGVQILDQSPALELLLADDGSVAGARGVQRQHHRTYTVRAGAVVLANGGCAFLSKALGCNTNTGDGLLMAVEAGGELSSMEASNHYAISTAFNATVTRGVPFGWASFTDEAGNDLGGYVNGRRDPSFLPNALLKGPVYARLDRATPEVKAVIEKSHFISYLPYKKAGIDPYTERVPVTLVLEGTVRGTGGIRLTDDSCGTKVPGLYAAGDAASREFLAGLASGGGGPNAAWAISTGQWAGVGAATFAKSLGAHANERVARPTGQAGMRSPTVGGTPSSSAFDSEAIVRGVQDEMFPLEKNHFRSESGLLDSLSKLEKLWEQVRGNPKQDTVRDVEFSRRAASLTAVARWAYFSALHRTETRSEHIRVDYPETDPNQRYYQATGGLEKLWVRRDWITDAMSGDKPQSGYATPSVSNSIVV from the coding sequence GTGACTGAGTTTTCTCTGTCGCCTGTTGTCGGTTGCCTACTCCCTTTCATTGCCAAAAAGGAGAAACAGGAATTGCTCACAGTCTATAGCGCAAATGAACTACAGTTGACTGCTGACGTACTGGTAATTGGTGGTGGACCTGCCGCCGCATGGGCAGCATGGGCAGCCGCATCCCAAGGTGTCAAAGTCATCATTGCTGATAAAGGTTTTCTAGGTACGAGCGGTGCTGCTGCGGCTAGTGGTAATGGCATTATGGCTCCTTCTCCAGAGAATTGGGAGAAAGTTTTATCAGAGCGTTATCGCGTAGCAAAAGACTTAGCTAACTTACGTTGGATCGAGCGTGTGATCGAAAAAACTTGGCTCAGTTTGCCCCTGGTAGAAGATTGGGGTTATCGTTTCCCCAAAGAAAATGGGGAATCTGTGCGCCAAAGTTATTATGGCCCTGAATATATGCGGGTTCTCCGTAAAAACCTCTTGCGTGTTGGTGTGCAGATTCTCGACCAAAGTCCGGCTCTAGAGCTTTTATTGGCTGACGACGGCTCAGTAGCTGGAGCCAGAGGTGTGCAACGGCAACATCATCGTACCTACACCGTTCGCGCTGGTGCAGTAGTGCTAGCAAATGGCGGTTGTGCATTCTTGAGTAAAGCCTTAGGTTGCAATACCAATACAGGTGATGGACTGCTGATGGCGGTGGAAGCTGGCGGCGAACTCTCCAGTATGGAAGCTTCTAATCACTATGCCATCTCGACTGCTTTTAATGCCACGGTGACAAGGGGTGTTCCTTTTGGTTGGGCTAGTTTTACCGATGAAGCAGGTAATGATCTTGGTGGTTATGTCAATGGTCGTCGTGATCCTTCGTTCCTTCCCAATGCACTCTTAAAGGGGCCTGTCTATGCTCGTTTGGATCGAGCCACACCTGAAGTCAAGGCGGTGATTGAAAAATCCCATTTCATCTCTTATCTACCTTACAAAAAAGCTGGGATTGATCCCTATACAGAACGAGTGCCTGTAACATTGGTTTTAGAAGGTACGGTACGTGGTACAGGCGGCATCCGGTTGACCGATGATAGTTGCGGTACGAAAGTACCTGGACTCTATGCTGCAGGGGATGCAGCCTCGCGGGAGTTTTTAGCAGGTTTAGCTTCTGGTGGCGGTGGACCCAATGCCGCTTGGGCAATTTCTACAGGTCAATGGGCTGGAGTTGGTGCAGCGACTTTTGCCAAGAGTCTCGGCGCTCATGCAAATGAACGGGTGGCGCGTCCTACTGGTCAAGCCGGAATGCGATCGCCTACGGTGGGCGGAACGCCATCATCTTCTGCATTCGATAGCGAGGCAATCGTCCGTGGTGTTCAAGATGAGATGTTCCCGTTAGAAAAGAATCACTTCCGTTCTGAGTCGGGGCTTTTGGATTCTCTGTCTAAATTAGAGAAACTATGGGAGCAGGTACGGGGGAACCCGAAACAAGATACAGTGCGCGATGTGGAATTTTCTCGTCGAGCAGCATCTCTCACGGCTGTAGCACGATGGGCATATTTTAGCGCTTTACACCGCACGGAAACCCGCAGTGAACACATTCGCGTAGACTATCCCGAAACTGATCCGAATCAGCGTTATTACCAAGCCACAGGTGGTTTAGAAAAGCTTTGGGTGAGGCGTGATTGGATCACAGATGCGATGTCTGGAGACAAGCCTCAAAGTGGCTACGCTACACCATCTGTATCAAATAGCATAGTTGTTTAG